A portion of the Stigmatella aurantiaca DW4/3-1 genome contains these proteins:
- a CDS encoding type I polyketide synthase, whose amino-acid sequence MSSSVEQHEHSARLARALVALEKMQAKLEASEREKREPVAIVGMACRFPGGGNDPKAFWDLLREGRDTIVEVPPDRWDLEAYYDPDPDALGKMYTRWGGFLQNVRLDELDARFYGIAPREVASMDPQHRLMLEVTWEALANAGQVPERLANSLTGVFVGVMLNDYAQLQMKQADPTLLDAYMALGNDSSFMAGRISYILGAQGPSMAVNTACSSSLVSVHLACQSLRSRECNMAIAGGVSVILAPDGHIVSSRLRSQSPQGRCKTFDASADGYVRGEGCGVVVLKRLSDAIADGDPVLAVIRGGAVNHDGPSGGLTVPSGPAQEAVIRRALASAGVEPSQVSYVEAHGTATPLGDPIEIRALQRVFEEGRTQAQPLTIGSVKTNVGHLEAAAGIAGLIKVVLMLQHREIPPHLHLTKPTPAIPWNQLPITIPTQLQSWAGGSGQRVAGISSFGLSGINAHLVVEEAPAQVQRRAEEPSAARSAYLLPLSARSEPALQELARSYQAFLASGGEGANLRLDDICYTASTRRSHYEHRLAVTGSTREALVEHLGAFLKGEPHPAFSYREASLRRPKVVFVFSGQGSQWPRMGRELLRTSPVFRKALEECDQAFRAHVDWSLLEQLGADESSSRMADIDVLQPVLFAVSVSLAAKWRSWGIEPDAVVGHSMGEVAAAYVAGVLSLEDAAKVICLRSALLRRIRGHGAMALVEISLSQARTALAGHEDRLSIAASNSPTSTVLAGDPQALQEVMAHLQRQNIFCRNVKVDVASHSPQVEPLLAELRDVLKDLRPKAASVPVFSTVTGKATDGTDWDAAYWQRNLREPVLFSPVIEQLLSPQHPVFLELSPHPILLQSVERTARAAQQVGIALPSLRRDEAEVEVMLQSLGALHTAGHPIDWRAQYPEARQSIPLPSYPWQRSRFWVDLKRAADFHPAAPRTHAPEGALVAGGGRSSHPEAAQPAHADGTPSRFYDDSVERERVLKPDEVYLTFGILRQKLPGFSWLMSVYGLSEREEHTEVLLNGQRGLRSVLFRGVDWSSVRKVLDFGCGYASDLISLGKKHPHLTLHGYTISAEQAAIDEERVRARGLQDRIRVFARDSAKDAFPDRYDLIFGFEVVTHIADKVALFSNISRNLQNGGFLLLADFIANSVSAINVQETASYNVNAEEWAELLARHNLRVVESVDISLEASHFLEDPGFDGHLDTVSKRFGLTELVRRNFDAMRNFGKALEKGLMSYALIIIQKDDFANRPYLKRANRAKLGALTPLTEFEDGGAWAAPSEGADLEHVAPQALREWVYEVAWPEKKHAPRSEAQSQGADTGKWLVLADGRGLGDALATRLREQGAPCTVLRAGGEASGPGQLSVNPKDPAEWQRVLGQLEAEGPFRNVVHLWSLDSGSQAASSVAVLEETLRLGCGSLPLLVQRLSRGSGQKAKLWLVTRGTQAVGKEAVSVAQAPLWGAGRVLALEHPEMWGGLVDLSPEAPAHELEALWQELRMPDGEDQIAYRGAKRHVARLVRSDVTPESPATWRDDGAYLITGGLGALGLQVSRWLVSKGARHLILASRSGLPDPGQWGSLPAESPFHSQVKAVQELQSMGASVQVVRCDVGEQAQVASLIEGIRKGSVPLLGIFHAAGVSTHRSWQETDPELFSTVFRPKAAGAWLLHEYTRDMPLSCFVMFSSASAVWGAQGMAAYAAANHALDALAHLRRSQGLAATSINWGRWTEGGMAGSEEAKRFFSQIGLEAMPTEAALALLGRLAGSKAAQRVVASVEWSRFKPLQEAKRQRPFLENIVTAQPVQKAAAGNARSELLLRLEEAPSSRRRAILMDHVRVEVARVLGAEPSRLEPQQGFFQMGMNSLMSIELKKHLETSLRHGLPSTIAFEYPTVEAMTGFLAKEVPALAALLSAPSEAASQDAALVDSDILDLLGEAGRLSESELRDLAHSFPGDGSHE is encoded by the coding sequence ATGAGCAGTTCCGTGGAACAGCACGAGCACAGTGCGCGCCTGGCGCGCGCGCTGGTGGCGCTGGAGAAGATGCAGGCCAAGCTCGAGGCAAGTGAGCGCGAGAAGAGAGAGCCCGTGGCCATCGTTGGGATGGCGTGCCGGTTCCCGGGTGGAGGGAATGATCCGAAGGCGTTCTGGGACCTCTTGCGCGAGGGCCGGGACACCATCGTCGAGGTTCCTCCCGACCGATGGGATCTCGAGGCCTATTACGATCCGGATCCCGATGCCCTGGGGAAGATGTACACCCGCTGGGGTGGGTTCCTGCAGAACGTCCGGCTCGACGAGCTCGATGCCCGCTTCTACGGCATCGCGCCCCGGGAAGTGGCGAGCATGGACCCCCAGCATCGCCTGATGTTGGAGGTGACCTGGGAGGCGTTGGCCAATGCAGGACAGGTCCCGGAGCGGCTCGCGAACAGCCTCACCGGCGTGTTCGTGGGGGTCATGCTCAATGACTATGCCCAGCTCCAGATGAAGCAGGCAGACCCCACCTTGCTGGATGCCTATATGGCGCTCGGCAACGACTCCAGCTTCATGGCGGGCCGCATCTCCTACATCCTGGGCGCCCAGGGACCCAGCATGGCGGTCAACACGGCGTGCTCCTCCTCGCTCGTGTCGGTCCACCTGGCGTGCCAGAGCCTGCGCTCCCGCGAGTGCAACATGGCCATCGCGGGAGGCGTGAGCGTCATCCTGGCGCCGGATGGGCACATCGTGTCGTCCCGCCTGCGCTCGCAGTCGCCTCAGGGGCGCTGCAAGACCTTCGACGCCTCCGCGGATGGCTACGTCCGGGGAGAGGGCTGTGGCGTCGTGGTGCTCAAGCGGCTCTCGGACGCCATCGCCGACGGCGATCCCGTGCTGGCGGTGATTCGCGGGGGCGCGGTGAACCACGATGGCCCCAGCGGTGGTTTGACGGTTCCCAGTGGGCCTGCCCAGGAGGCGGTGATCCGCCGGGCGCTCGCCAGCGCGGGGGTGGAGCCCTCCCAGGTGAGCTATGTCGAGGCCCACGGGACGGCCACCCCCCTGGGCGATCCCATCGAGATCCGGGCCTTGCAGCGGGTCTTCGAGGAGGGGCGTACCCAGGCTCAGCCGCTCACCATCGGCTCCGTCAAGACCAACGTTGGACACCTGGAGGCGGCGGCGGGAATCGCCGGGCTGATCAAGGTGGTGCTGATGCTCCAGCACCGGGAGATCCCGCCCCATCTCCACCTGACGAAGCCCACTCCGGCCATTCCCTGGAACCAGCTGCCCATCACCATTCCCACGCAGTTGCAGTCCTGGGCGGGTGGCTCCGGGCAGCGCGTGGCAGGCATCAGCTCGTTCGGCCTGAGCGGCATCAACGCACACCTCGTTGTCGAGGAGGCTCCGGCGCAAGTTCAAAGGCGCGCGGAGGAACCTTCCGCGGCGCGTTCGGCCTATCTCCTGCCGCTGTCAGCGCGCAGTGAGCCGGCGCTGCAAGAGCTTGCCCGCTCCTACCAGGCGTTCCTGGCCAGCGGGGGCGAGGGGGCGAACCTCCGCCTCGATGACATCTGCTACACGGCCAGTACCCGGCGCAGCCACTACGAGCACCGTCTGGCCGTGACCGGGAGCACGCGCGAAGCACTCGTGGAGCACCTGGGTGCGTTTCTCAAGGGAGAGCCGCATCCCGCGTTCTCGTACCGTGAAGCCTCCCTTCGGAGGCCGAAGGTGGTGTTCGTGTTCTCCGGGCAGGGCTCTCAGTGGCCCCGCATGGGGCGGGAGCTTCTCCGGACCTCGCCGGTGTTCCGCAAGGCACTCGAGGAATGCGACCAGGCCTTCCGGGCCCATGTGGACTGGTCTCTCCTGGAGCAACTGGGCGCGGATGAGTCCTCGTCCCGGATGGCGGACATCGATGTTCTGCAGCCGGTGTTGTTTGCCGTCTCGGTCTCGCTGGCCGCGAAGTGGCGCTCCTGGGGCATCGAGCCGGATGCCGTGGTGGGACACAGCATGGGCGAGGTGGCCGCCGCCTATGTCGCCGGGGTTCTCAGCCTGGAGGACGCCGCGAAGGTCATTTGTCTGCGGAGCGCGCTGCTCCGGCGGATCCGTGGCCACGGCGCGATGGCACTCGTGGAAATCTCTCTCTCCCAGGCGCGAACCGCGCTGGCGGGCCATGAGGATCGCCTCTCCATCGCGGCGAGCAACAGCCCAACGTCCACGGTGCTGGCGGGCGACCCACAGGCCTTGCAAGAGGTGATGGCCCACTTGCAGCGGCAGAACATCTTCTGCCGCAACGTCAAGGTCGACGTCGCCTCGCACTCTCCCCAGGTGGAGCCTCTGCTGGCGGAGCTGCGAGACGTGCTCAAGGACCTTCGCCCCAAGGCGGCGAGTGTGCCCGTGTTTTCCACGGTCACGGGCAAGGCGACGGACGGCACGGACTGGGATGCGGCCTACTGGCAGCGCAACCTCCGCGAGCCTGTCCTGTTCTCGCCCGTCATCGAGCAGCTTCTCTCTCCGCAGCACCCCGTCTTCCTGGAGCTGAGCCCCCATCCCATCCTGTTGCAGTCCGTCGAGCGGACCGCACGCGCCGCCCAGCAAGTGGGCATCGCGCTGCCGTCCCTGCGGCGTGACGAGGCAGAGGTGGAGGTCATGTTGCAGTCGCTCGGCGCCCTGCACACCGCGGGTCACCCGATCGACTGGCGGGCGCAATATCCCGAGGCCCGCCAGAGCATCCCCCTGCCTTCCTACCCCTGGCAGCGCTCGCGGTTCTGGGTGGACTTGAAGCGGGCGGCGGACTTCCATCCCGCCGCGCCCCGGACGCATGCCCCGGAAGGGGCCCTGGTGGCCGGGGGCGGACGCTCCTCGCACCCGGAGGCGGCACAGCCCGCGCATGCCGATGGGACGCCTTCGCGCTTCTACGATGACTCCGTGGAGCGTGAGCGGGTGCTCAAGCCGGATGAGGTCTACCTGACCTTCGGAATCCTGCGGCAGAAGCTCCCAGGCTTCTCCTGGCTCATGAGCGTGTATGGCCTCTCGGAGCGCGAGGAGCACACCGAGGTGCTGCTCAATGGTCAGCGGGGGCTGCGCTCGGTGCTGTTCCGGGGCGTCGACTGGTCCTCGGTGCGCAAGGTGCTCGACTTCGGGTGCGGGTATGCCTCCGACTTGATTTCGCTTGGCAAGAAGCACCCGCACCTCACCCTGCACGGTTACACCATCTCCGCCGAGCAGGCCGCCATCGACGAGGAGCGGGTCCGCGCACGTGGGCTTCAGGACCGCATCCGTGTCTTCGCGCGGGACAGCGCCAAGGACGCGTTTCCGGACCGTTACGATCTGATCTTCGGGTTCGAGGTCGTCACCCACATCGCCGACAAGGTGGCGCTGTTCTCGAACATCTCCCGGAATCTTCAGAACGGTGGGTTCTTGCTCCTCGCGGACTTCATCGCCAACAGCGTGTCGGCGATCAACGTCCAGGAGACCGCCTCGTACAACGTCAACGCCGAGGAGTGGGCGGAGCTACTGGCCCGGCACAACCTGCGCGTGGTGGAGAGTGTCGATATCAGCCTGGAGGCCTCCCACTTCCTGGAGGACCCTGGGTTCGATGGACACCTCGATACCGTGTCCAAGCGCTTCGGGCTCACCGAGCTGGTGCGGCGCAACTTCGATGCCATGCGCAACTTCGGCAAGGCGCTCGAGAAGGGGCTGATGAGCTATGCCCTGATCATCATCCAGAAGGATGACTTCGCCAACCGGCCGTACCTCAAGCGCGCCAACCGCGCGAAGCTGGGGGCCCTGACGCCGCTCACGGAGTTCGAGGATGGAGGCGCGTGGGCGGCTCCCTCGGAAGGCGCGGACCTCGAGCACGTGGCCCCGCAGGCGTTGCGCGAGTGGGTGTACGAGGTGGCCTGGCCAGAGAAGAAGCATGCGCCTCGGTCCGAGGCGCAGTCCCAGGGCGCGGACACGGGTAAGTGGTTGGTGCTCGCCGACGGCCGCGGCTTGGGCGATGCGCTGGCCACCCGGCTGCGGGAACAGGGGGCGCCTTGCACGGTGCTCCGCGCGGGAGGGGAGGCTTCGGGTCCAGGACAGCTCAGCGTCAACCCGAAGGACCCTGCGGAATGGCAGCGGGTGCTTGGCCAGCTCGAAGCCGAGGGGCCCTTCCGGAACGTGGTGCACCTGTGGAGCTTGGACAGCGGAAGCCAGGCGGCTTCCAGCGTGGCCGTGCTGGAAGAAACGCTGCGGCTTGGATGCGGAAGCCTGCCTTTGCTGGTGCAGCGTCTGAGCCGTGGCTCAGGTCAGAAGGCCAAGCTGTGGCTGGTGACCCGGGGAACCCAGGCCGTGGGCAAGGAGGCGGTCTCCGTTGCGCAAGCGCCTTTGTGGGGCGCGGGGCGCGTGCTCGCTCTGGAACACCCCGAGATGTGGGGTGGGCTGGTGGACCTCTCTCCGGAGGCTCCGGCCCATGAACTCGAAGCGCTCTGGCAAGAGTTGCGGATGCCGGACGGGGAGGATCAGATCGCTTACCGCGGTGCCAAGCGGCACGTGGCCCGGTTGGTGCGCAGCGACGTGACCCCGGAGAGTCCCGCCACGTGGCGAGACGATGGGGCGTATCTGATCACCGGAGGCTTGGGAGCGCTGGGGCTTCAGGTCTCCCGGTGGCTGGTGTCCAAGGGCGCCCGCCACCTGATCCTGGCAAGCCGCAGCGGGCTGCCTGATCCAGGCCAGTGGGGCAGCTTGCCCGCGGAAAGTCCCTTCCACTCGCAGGTCAAGGCCGTCCAGGAACTCCAGTCGATGGGGGCCTCGGTTCAAGTCGTCCGCTGTGACGTTGGGGAGCAAGCCCAGGTGGCTTCGCTGATCGAGGGGATTCGCAAGGGGTCAGTGCCCCTGCTGGGCATCTTCCACGCGGCGGGTGTCTCGACGCACCGGAGCTGGCAGGAGACCGATCCGGAGCTGTTCTCCACGGTGTTCCGTCCGAAGGCCGCAGGGGCCTGGCTGTTGCACGAGTACACCCGGGACATGCCGCTCTCGTGCTTCGTCATGTTCTCCTCGGCCTCGGCCGTGTGGGGCGCTCAGGGAATGGCCGCCTATGCCGCGGCGAACCATGCCCTCGATGCGCTGGCCCACCTTCGGCGCTCGCAAGGGCTCGCCGCGACGAGCATCAACTGGGGACGCTGGACCGAAGGCGGCATGGCGGGCTCCGAAGAGGCGAAGCGGTTCTTCTCGCAGATCGGCCTCGAGGCCATGCCCACCGAAGCGGCGCTGGCCCTGCTGGGGCGCCTCGCCGGGTCGAAGGCTGCTCAGCGGGTGGTGGCTTCCGTGGAGTGGAGCCGCTTCAAGCCCCTTCAGGAGGCCAAGAGGCAGCGGCCGTTCCTCGAGAACATCGTCACGGCGCAGCCCGTGCAGAAGGCGGCTGCCGGGAACGCCCGCTCCGAGTTGCTGCTCCGCTTGGAGGAGGCCCCTTCGAGCAGGCGCCGCGCCATCTTGATGGACCATGTGCGCGTGGAGGTGGCGCGCGTTCTGGGGGCGGAGCCCTCCCGGCTGGAGCCGCAGCAGGGCTTCTTCCAGATGGGCATGAACTCGCTCATGTCCATCGAGCTGAAGAAGCACCTCGAGACGAGCCTGAGGCATGGGCTGCCGTCCACGATTGCATTCGAGTACCCCACCGTGGAGGCGATGACGGGTTTCCTGGCCAAGGAGGTGCCCGCGCTCGCGGCGCTCCTCTCCGCGCCTTCGGAAGCGGCCAGTCAGGACGCAGCCCTGGTGGACAGCGACATTCTTGATCTGTTGGGTGAAGCGGGCCGGCTCTCCGAGTCCGAGCTCCGCGATCTCGCCCATTCTTTCCCTGGAGACGGTTCACATGAGTGA
- a CDS encoding type I polyketide synthase translates to MSDVMEKLVRGLSPEKRVSLAKMLLRSAGEAVPEQKLAEPIAIIGIGCRFPGGVNGPEAFWKLLREGVDAVKQVPGSRWDIDKYYDADPAAPGKMYTRNGAFLEDADQFDSYFFGIPPRAAANLDPQHRLLLEVSWEALEHAGIAPQSIAGSKTGIFIGGSTGEYTQLVQAAKGADNIDATFLTGSLLTFATGRLSHFFDLQGPSLAVDTACSSSLVAVHLACQSLRTGESSMALVGGVNLILAPQGTITTCKARMLAVDGRCKTFDAEADGYGRGEGCGIIVLKRLSDAQKDGDNILAVIRGTATNQDGHSSDLTVPNGLAQQAVIRQALENAGLEPGQVDYVEAHGTGTALGDPIELRAIGAVFGKKQDREQPLLVGSVKTNFGHLEYASGIAGLIKLALSMSHGEIPPHLHFKRGNPYIPWNELPVEIPTKLTPWKAKKDKRIGSVSSFGASGTNAHVVLEEAPKEGRQTADRERPAHVLSLSARSEVALKALAGRYAQYLASSGAVNLADVCHTANAGRAQFKHRLALVAESAAQLSQQLGLFAEGKPAEVLLGQAPNAGKAEVVFLFTGQGSQHEGMGRELYETQPVYRESLKKSDELLRPVLNESLLEVLYGGKGHLLEQSGVSQPALFAVEYALAQLWKSWGVKPAAVMGHSLGEYVAACVAGMCTQEEGLKVVAARGRLMEQLPEAGEMVAVLAAEAKVQEAVAPYAQSVSVAAVNGPEETVVSGRAAQVEQVVSKLKEQGVDCRKLKTTHAFHSPLMEPMLEEFEKEAGKVKWKRPEIEVVSNVSGQLAKGEEGQKGEYWKKHIRQPVKYWEGLKGLYEKGYRVFVEVGPKPTLVNVGKRNLPGGEAEWVGSLKQGSNEWQQMLGSVAKLYVKGVGVDWAGFDQDYPRAKVALPTYPFQRERYWIDSLIPNSDVLVSFYRAVAQMLDVTTVQEGPSLRFATLREAVPGFSWISLYKAEPENMAGFQKYYDLAVQANREMSQTIFRGLNFPAFSRVLDIGCGHSADLIDLAMKHSHLELHGCNISPDQIAVGRQRIRGLGLDERITLHYQDSSRDPFPSTYDLVLGFQVIHHIRNKADLFANISRSMRNGGYLVMAETLSNMVTPIEHPESTTLFVPQAEWVELLARNQLRVVQAVEATQEIANFLYDPQFNENFERVTRDSDDVTKKHLHGIHMLGELLQRRLAAYLLFTVTKDESMDVDTLRRINAERLSVRLPYATAFRQVQEGTFVLPTSVEDAGAQGATSAASAFANALSSAEPSQRGQLLGSYLCEQVAHLLKMPVAKLDPEQPLNSMGMDSLLSLELKHKIHAETGMDVPLDEVLQGASIANLSMRLAERMGNSGQAAVVAKDWEEGEL, encoded by the coding sequence ATGAGTGATGTCATGGAGAAGTTGGTTCGTGGTCTTTCCCCTGAGAAGCGCGTGAGCCTGGCCAAGATGCTTCTGCGCTCCGCGGGCGAGGCGGTCCCGGAGCAGAAGCTGGCGGAGCCCATCGCCATCATCGGGATTGGCTGCCGCTTTCCGGGAGGGGTGAACGGGCCCGAGGCCTTCTGGAAGCTGCTGCGGGAGGGCGTGGATGCCGTCAAGCAGGTGCCGGGCAGCCGCTGGGACATCGACAAGTATTACGATGCTGATCCCGCGGCCCCTGGGAAGATGTACACCCGGAATGGAGCGTTCCTGGAGGATGCGGATCAATTCGATTCCTACTTCTTCGGGATTCCTCCCCGCGCCGCGGCCAACCTGGATCCACAGCACCGCCTGTTGCTCGAGGTGAGCTGGGAAGCGCTGGAGCACGCGGGAATCGCGCCCCAGAGCATCGCGGGCAGCAAGACCGGCATCTTCATTGGTGGCTCCACCGGCGAGTACACCCAGCTCGTTCAGGCGGCCAAGGGGGCGGACAACATCGACGCCACCTTTCTTACCGGCAGCTTGCTCACGTTCGCGACCGGCCGTCTGTCGCACTTCTTCGATCTGCAAGGCCCCAGCCTCGCGGTCGATACGGCATGTTCCTCGTCCCTCGTCGCGGTCCATCTGGCCTGTCAAAGCTTGCGGACGGGTGAGTCCTCAATGGCGCTCGTGGGAGGCGTGAACCTGATCCTGGCGCCCCAGGGGACGATCACGACCTGCAAGGCCCGCATGCTGGCCGTCGACGGCCGCTGCAAGACGTTCGACGCCGAGGCGGATGGCTACGGGCGAGGCGAGGGGTGCGGCATCATCGTGCTCAAGCGCCTCTCCGATGCTCAGAAGGACGGGGACAACATCCTGGCCGTCATTCGCGGCACGGCGACGAACCAGGACGGCCACAGCAGCGACCTCACGGTCCCCAACGGGCTCGCGCAGCAGGCGGTGATCCGCCAGGCTTTGGAGAACGCCGGGCTCGAGCCTGGGCAGGTGGACTACGTGGAAGCCCACGGCACGGGTACCGCGCTCGGCGACCCCATCGAACTGCGGGCCATTGGCGCCGTCTTCGGCAAGAAGCAGGACCGGGAGCAGCCCCTGCTGGTGGGCTCGGTGAAGACCAACTTCGGCCACCTGGAGTACGCCTCGGGCATCGCCGGCTTGATCAAGCTGGCGCTCTCGATGAGCCATGGCGAGATCCCCCCCCACCTCCATTTCAAGCGGGGCAATCCCTACATCCCCTGGAATGAGCTGCCCGTAGAGATTCCCACGAAGCTGACCCCGTGGAAGGCGAAGAAGGACAAGCGCATCGGCAGCGTGAGTTCGTTTGGCGCCAGCGGAACGAACGCACACGTGGTGCTGGAGGAGGCGCCGAAAGAAGGGCGTCAGACAGCGGATCGCGAGCGCCCGGCACACGTGCTGAGCCTGTCGGCACGCAGCGAAGTGGCGCTGAAGGCCCTTGCGGGCCGGTATGCGCAGTATCTGGCGTCGAGCGGAGCGGTGAACCTGGCGGATGTGTGCCACACGGCGAATGCAGGGCGCGCGCAGTTCAAGCACCGGTTGGCGCTGGTGGCGGAGTCCGCCGCGCAGTTGAGCCAGCAGCTAGGCCTGTTCGCCGAGGGTAAGCCCGCCGAGGTGCTGTTGGGACAAGCACCGAACGCAGGAAAGGCGGAGGTGGTGTTCCTGTTCACGGGACAGGGAAGCCAGCACGAGGGGATGGGCCGGGAGCTGTACGAGACGCAGCCGGTGTACCGGGAGAGCCTGAAGAAGAGCGACGAGTTGCTGAGGCCAGTGCTGAACGAGTCGCTGCTGGAGGTGCTGTACGGAGGAAAGGGACACCTGCTGGAGCAGAGCGGGGTGTCGCAGCCAGCGCTGTTCGCGGTGGAGTACGCGCTGGCGCAGTTGTGGAAGAGCTGGGGAGTGAAGCCAGCGGCGGTGATGGGGCACAGCCTTGGAGAGTACGTTGCGGCGTGCGTGGCGGGGATGTGCACGCAGGAGGAGGGGCTGAAGGTTGTGGCGGCCAGAGGGAGGCTGATGGAGCAGTTGCCGGAGGCGGGGGAGATGGTGGCGGTGCTGGCGGCGGAGGCGAAGGTGCAGGAGGCGGTGGCGCCGTACGCGCAGAGCGTGTCGGTGGCGGCGGTGAACGGCCCTGAGGAGACGGTGGTGTCGGGTCGAGCAGCGCAGGTGGAGCAGGTGGTGTCGAAGCTGAAGGAGCAGGGAGTGGATTGCCGGAAGCTGAAGACGACGCACGCGTTCCACTCGCCGCTGATGGAGCCGATGCTGGAGGAGTTCGAGAAGGAAGCAGGGAAGGTGAAGTGGAAGAGGCCCGAAATAGAGGTTGTGTCGAACGTGAGCGGGCAGTTGGCGAAGGGGGAGGAGGGGCAGAAGGGAGAGTACTGGAAGAAGCACATCCGGCAGCCTGTGAAGTACTGGGAGGGGCTGAAGGGGCTGTACGAGAAGGGGTACCGTGTGTTCGTGGAGGTGGGGCCGAAGCCGACGTTGGTGAACGTGGGGAAGAGGAACCTGCCGGGAGGGGAAGCGGAGTGGGTGGGCTCGTTGAAGCAGGGGAGCAACGAGTGGCAGCAGATGCTGGGGAGCGTGGCAAAGCTGTACGTGAAGGGAGTGGGAGTGGACTGGGCGGGGTTCGACCAGGACTACCCGAGGGCGAAGGTGGCGTTGCCCACCTATCCCTTCCAGCGCGAGCGATACTGGATCGACTCGCTCATCCCCAACTCAGATGTCCTGGTGTCCTTCTACCGGGCCGTCGCGCAGATGCTGGATGTCACCACGGTCCAAGAGGGCCCCTCGCTGCGTTTCGCCACGCTGCGCGAGGCCGTGCCGGGGTTCTCGTGGATCTCGCTCTACAAGGCCGAGCCGGAGAACATGGCGGGCTTCCAGAAGTATTATGATCTCGCCGTGCAGGCCAACCGGGAGATGTCCCAGACCATCTTCCGGGGACTCAACTTCCCGGCCTTCTCGCGCGTGCTCGACATCGGGTGTGGCCACTCGGCCGACCTGATTGACCTCGCGATGAAGCACTCACACCTCGAACTGCACGGGTGCAACATCTCGCCCGATCAGATCGCGGTGGGACGGCAGCGCATCCGCGGCCTGGGACTCGATGAGCGCATCACGCTGCACTACCAGGACAGCTCGCGGGATCCCTTCCCCTCGACCTATGACCTGGTCCTCGGCTTCCAGGTCATCCACCACATCCGGAACAAGGCGGACCTCTTCGCCAACATCAGCCGCAGCATGCGAAACGGCGGCTACCTGGTCATGGCCGAGACCCTCTCGAACATGGTCACCCCGATCGAGCACCCCGAGTCGACGACCCTCTTCGTGCCGCAGGCCGAGTGGGTGGAACTCCTGGCGCGCAACCAGCTCCGGGTGGTTCAGGCCGTCGAGGCCACGCAGGAGATCGCCAACTTCCTCTACGACCCCCAGTTCAACGAGAACTTCGAGCGGGTGACGCGGGACTCCGACGACGTGACCAAGAAGCACCTGCACGGCATCCACATGCTGGGCGAGCTGTTGCAGCGCAGGCTGGCCGCTTACCTCCTGTTCACGGTGACCAAGGACGAGTCGATGGATGTGGACACGCTCCGGCGCATCAATGCCGAGCGGCTCAGTGTTCGCCTTCCCTACGCGACGGCGTTCCGTCAGGTCCAGGAGGGCACCTTCGTGCTCCCCACGTCCGTGGAGGACGCGGGGGCCCAGGGAGCCACTTCCGCGGCGAGTGCCTTCGCCAACGCCCTGAGCAGTGCGGAGCCCAGCCAGCGCGGCCAGCTCCTCGGCAGCTATCTGTGCGAGCAGGTGGCCCACCTCCTCAAGATGCCGGTCGCCAAGCTCGACCCGGAACAGCCCCTGAACAGCATGGGCATGGACTCGCTGCTGTCGCTCGAGCTGAAGCACAAGATCCACGCCGAGACGGGCATGGACGTGCCGCTGGATGAGGTGCTCCAGGGGGCCAGCATCGCGAACCTGTCGATGCGGCTCGCGGAGCGGATGGGAAACAGTGGCCAGGCGGCCGTGGTGGCCAAGGACTGGGAGGAAGGCGAGCTGTGA